A single genomic interval of Bradyrhizobium sp. sBnM-33 harbors:
- a CDS encoding Hsp33 family molecular chaperone, with translation MDSQSDIKITIEAPIRAPSSVPVDDAVLPFEVASLDLRGRLTRLGPALDDILTKHDYPAPVGKLLGEAIVLATLLGSALKFDGRFILQTQTDGPVSFLIVDFQSPDRLRAYARYDARRLKDGQDSGALLGKGHLAMTIDQGQDMSRYQGLVALDGGSLEDAAHEYFLRSEQIPTRVRLAVGEEWRGGDGGKHRWRAGGMLLQFLPKAPERARQADLHPGDAPEGALAHTVAEDDAWVEGQSLIGTVEDVELIDPDLSGERLLYRLFHERGVRVFSPLTLRAQCSCSREAVSAMLKSFAPKDRAEMVKDDKVMVTCEFCSSVYQFTPHEAGVEE, from the coding sequence ATGGATTCACAATCAGACATCAAAATCACAATCGAGGCGCCGATCCGCGCGCCCTCGTCCGTTCCCGTCGATGATGCGGTGCTGCCGTTCGAGGTCGCCTCGCTCGATCTGCGCGGACGGCTGACCCGGCTCGGCCCCGCGCTCGACGACATCCTGACCAAGCACGATTATCCCGCGCCGGTCGGAAAACTGCTTGGCGAAGCGATCGTGTTGGCGACGCTGCTCGGTTCGGCGCTGAAGTTCGACGGCCGTTTCATTTTGCAGACACAGACCGACGGCCCGGTATCGTTTCTGATCGTGGATTTCCAGTCGCCGGATCGGCTCCGTGCCTATGCGCGCTATGACGCAAGGCGGTTGAAGGACGGGCAGGATTCAGGCGCGCTGCTCGGCAAAGGGCATCTCGCGATGACCATCGATCAGGGGCAGGACATGAGCCGCTACCAGGGTCTGGTGGCGCTCGACGGCGGCAGCCTCGAGGATGCTGCCCATGAATATTTCCTGCGCTCCGAGCAGATCCCGACCCGCGTGCGGCTCGCGGTCGGCGAAGAATGGCGCGGCGGCGACGGCGGCAAGCATCGCTGGCGCGCCGGCGGCATGCTGCTGCAATTCCTGCCGAAGGCGCCCGAGCGCGCGCGGCAGGCCGATCTGCATCCGGGCGATGCGCCGGAAGGCGCGCTGGCGCATACCGTCGCCGAGGATGACGCGTGGGTCGAGGGTCAGTCGCTGATCGGCACCGTCGAGGACGTCGAACTGATCGATCCCGATCTGTCGGGCGAGCGTCTGCTGTATCGCTTGTTTCACGAGCGCGGCGTGCGCGTGTTCTCGCCGCTGACCTTGCGCGCACAATGCTCCTGCTCGCGCGAGGCGGTCTCCGCGATGCTGAAAAGTTTTGCGCCCAAGGACCGCGCCGAGATGGTCAAGGATGACAAGGTGATGGTGACCTGCGAGTTCTGCTCCTCGGTCTACCAGTTCACCCCGCACGAAGCGGGCGTGGAGGAGTAG
- the pstA gene encoding phosphate ABC transporter permease PstA, whose translation MNPIYVSRRRNNIIVKYLCMGAALFGVTWLALILFTLFFNGLSGINFAVFTQDTPPPGSTDGGLRNAIIGSIIMTMVGVGIGAPLGLFAGTYLAEYGKHDKLTSVIRFINDILLSAPSIIIGLFIYGAIVVPMGGFSAFAGCLALAVIVIPVVVRTTEDMLGLVPNPLREAASALGMPRSLVIRRIAYRAARAGLITGVLLATARVAGETAPLLFTALSNQFFSLDMTKTMANLPVTINNFVQSPYAYWKQLAWAGALLITLTVLALNIGARILGAERISK comes from the coding sequence ATGAACCCGATTTACGTATCTCGCCGCCGCAACAACATCATCGTCAAGTACCTGTGCATGGGTGCCGCGCTGTTCGGCGTGACCTGGCTCGCTTTGATCCTGTTCACGCTGTTCTTCAATGGCCTTTCCGGCATCAATTTCGCCGTCTTCACTCAGGATACGCCGCCGCCCGGATCGACCGACGGCGGCCTGCGCAACGCCATCATCGGCTCGATCATCATGACCATGGTCGGGGTCGGCATTGGCGCGCCGCTCGGCCTGTTCGCCGGCACCTACCTCGCCGAATACGGCAAGCACGACAAGCTCACCTCGGTGATCCGTTTCATCAACGACATCCTGTTGAGTGCGCCCTCGATCATCATCGGCCTGTTCATCTACGGCGCCATCGTGGTGCCGATGGGCGGGTTCTCGGCGTTCGCCGGATGTCTCGCGCTCGCCGTGATCGTGATCCCCGTGGTGGTCCGCACCACCGAGGACATGCTGGGATTGGTTCCCAATCCCCTGCGGGAAGCGGCGTCCGCGCTCGGCATGCCGCGCTCGCTGGTGATCCGGCGCATCGCCTATCGTGCGGCGCGCGCTGGCCTGATCACCGGCGTCCTGCTCGCGACCGCCCGGGTCGCCGGCGAAACCGCGCCGCTCTTGTTCACCGCGCTCTCCAACCAGTTCTTCAGCCTGGATATGACCAAGACGATGGCGAACCTGCCGGTGACCATCAACAACTTCGTCCAGAGCCCCTATGCCTACTGGAAGCAACTCGCCTGGGCCGGTGCCCTGTTGATCACGCTCACCGTATTGGCCCTGAACATTGGCGCGCGCATTCTTGGCGCCGAGAGGATATCCAAATGA
- a CDS encoding IS5 family transposase (programmed frameshift) encodes MGVMDRLVLSDAAWERMAPLIIGRPDQKGSTGRDNRMFVEGVLWIVRTGSPWRDLPEAFGEWNSVFRRFSRWSVKGVWWRIFEAMSDDPDFEYLIVDSTIVRAHQHAAGAKKGSEDQALGRSRGGLSTKIHLAVRGLGCPVRFILTAGQKGDAPQAAALIEGLAAEVVMADTAYDADHLRQAIAAKGALAVIPNNPSRALKYPLDKHLYAQRHLVECCFSKLKQFRRVATRFEKTARNYRAVVTLAAIILWMR; translated from the exons TTGGGTGTGATGGACCGGTTGGTTTTGAGCGACGCGGCGTGGGAGCGGATGGCGCCGCTGATCATCGGCCGACCTGACCAGAAGGGTTCGACGGGCCGCGACAATCGGATGTTTGTGGAAGGTGTGCTGTGGATCGTGCGTACGGGCTCTCCCTGGCGTGATCTTCCGGAAGCGTTCGGGGAATGGAACAGTGTATTCCGTCGCTTCAGTAGATGGAGCGTCAAGGGTGTTTGGTGGCGCATCTTTGAGGCGATGTCCGATGATCCGGATTTCGAATATCTGATCGTCGACTCCACCATCGTCCGAGCCCACCAGCACGCTGCCGGGGCCAAAAAA GGGTCTGAAGATCAGGCGCTCGGCCGCTCGCGCGGTGGCCTGAGCACCAAGATACATCTGGCCGTTCGAGGCTTGGGATGTCCCGTGCGGTTCATCCTTACCGCAGGTCAGAAGGGCGATGCACCGCAAGCCGCCGCATTGATCGAGGGATTGGCCGCCGAAGTCGTCATGGCCGATACGGCCTATGACGCCGATCACTTGCGCCAGGCCATCGCTGCCAAAGGCGCGCTCGCCGTCATCCCTAACAATCCGTCACGCGCGCTCAAATATCCGCTCGACAAGCATCTCTATGCCCAGCGCCATCTCGTGGAATGCTGCTTCTCAAAACTCAAGCAATTCCGCCGCGTCGCAACCCGCTTCGAAAAGACTGCCCGAAACTACCGTGCCGTCGTCACTCTCGCAGCCATCATCTTATGGATGCGGTAA
- the argF gene encoding ornithine carbamoyltransferase — translation MSKSVRHFLDINELPLDELRSMLALSATMKAKLKAHEKGKKPLEGKTLAMIFERPSTRTRVSFDVGMRQLGGESIMLTGAEMQLGRGETIADTARVLSRYVDAIMIRILNHDALLELAAHATVPVINGLTRRSHPCQVMADLMTFEEHRGPIEGRTVAWTGDDNNVLASWAHAAERFKFKLNVATPPQLAPNKAMKDWIKATQAPIVLGTDPEAAVRGADCVVTDTWVSMGDKDGEHRHNVLKPYQVNAKLMSLAKPDAIFMHCLPAHRGEEVTDEVIDGPQSVVFDEAENRLHAQKGILAWCFNEVA, via the coding sequence ATGAGCAAGTCCGTCCGTCACTTCCTCGACATCAACGAACTGCCGTTAGATGAATTGCGCAGCATGCTGGCGTTAAGCGCCACCATGAAGGCGAAGCTGAAAGCGCATGAGAAAGGCAAGAAGCCGCTCGAAGGCAAGACGCTGGCGATGATCTTCGAACGCCCCTCGACCCGCACCCGGGTGTCGTTCGACGTCGGCATGCGCCAGCTCGGCGGCGAATCCATCATGCTGACCGGTGCCGAGATGCAACTCGGCCGCGGCGAGACCATCGCCGACACCGCGCGCGTGCTGTCGCGCTATGTCGATGCGATCATGATCCGCATCCTCAATCACGATGCGCTCCTGGAATTGGCCGCGCACGCCACCGTGCCCGTGATCAACGGCCTGACGCGGCGCTCGCACCCCTGCCAGGTGATGGCGGATCTGATGACCTTCGAGGAGCATCGCGGGCCGATCGAAGGACGCACCGTGGCCTGGACCGGCGACGACAACAACGTGCTGGCCTCGTGGGCGCATGCGGCCGAGCGTTTCAAGTTCAAGCTCAACGTCGCAACCCCGCCGCAGCTCGCGCCGAACAAGGCGATGAAGGACTGGATCAAGGCGACGCAGGCGCCGATCGTGCTCGGCACCGATCCCGAAGCCGCCGTGCGCGGCGCCGATTGCGTCGTCACCGACACCTGGGTCTCGATGGGCGACAAAGACGGCGAACATCGCCACAATGTGCTGAAACCTTATCAGGTCAATGCGAAGCTGATGTCGCTGGCCAAGCCGGACGCGATCTTCATGCACTGCCTGCCCGCGCACCGCGGCGAAGAAGTCACCGATGAAGTGATCGATGGCCCGCAATCGGTCGTGTTCGACGAAGCCGAAAATCGCCTGCATGCGCAAAAGGGCATTCTGGCCTGGTGCTTTAACGAAGTGGCGTGA
- the phoB gene encoding phosphate regulon transcriptional regulator PhoB, protein MSARIMVVEDEEALTTLLRYNLDAEGYEVETVGRGDDADTRLKERVPDLVVLDWMLPGLSGIELCRRLRARPETKQLPIIMLTARGEESERVRGLATGADDYIVKPFSVPELLARVKGLLRRASPERLATVLTYGDIELDREKRRVARSGRQIDLGPTEYRLLEFFLEHPGRVFSREQLLDSVWGRDIYIDERTVDVHIGRLRKLLNPGREQDPIRTVRGAGYALDDRFAKVEP, encoded by the coding sequence ATGAGCGCGCGCATAATGGTGGTCGAGGACGAGGAAGCGCTGACCACGCTGTTGCGCTACAACCTCGACGCAGAAGGCTACGAGGTCGAAACCGTCGGCCGCGGCGACGATGCGGATACACGGCTGAAAGAGCGCGTGCCCGATCTCGTCGTGCTCGATTGGATGCTGCCGGGGCTGTCGGGCATCGAGTTGTGCCGCCGCTTAAGGGCGCGCCCCGAAACCAAGCAATTGCCGATCATCATGCTGACCGCGCGCGGCGAGGAGAGCGAGCGCGTGCGCGGGCTTGCGACCGGCGCCGACGACTACATCGTCAAGCCGTTCTCGGTGCCGGAACTTTTGGCGCGGGTGAAGGGCCTGTTGCGGCGGGCAAGCCCCGAGCGGCTCGCCACCGTGCTGACCTATGGCGATATCGAACTCGATCGCGAAAAACGCCGCGTCGCGCGCTCGGGCCGTCAGATCGATCTCGGCCCGACCGAGTATCGCCTGCTGGAATTTTTCCTGGAGCATCCCGGCCGCGTCTTCAGCCGCGAGCAGTTGCTCGACAGCGTCTGGGGCCGCGACATCTATATCGACGAGCGCACCGTCGACGTCCACATCGGCCGCCTGCGCAAGCTGCTCAACCCCGGCCGCGAGCAGGACCCGATCCGCACCGTCCGCGGCGCGGGGTATGCGCTGGATGATAGGTTTGCGAAGGTGGAGCCGTAA
- the pstC gene encoding phosphate ABC transporter permease subunit PstC produces MAEMAVESDVMEAAGPYDRARALGAFKFGDITFYWITRACAISVLLILGGIILSLIVGAWPAIREYGAAFLWTQRWAPSADPPVLGALGPIYGTLVTSVIAMMIAIPVGLGIAVFLTEICPLWLRRPIGLAIELLAGIPSIIYGMWGFFVLGPFLANNFQPFMISVFDGVPVLGTIFAGPPSYLSLFNASLILAIMVLPFITAISVDVFKTVPPVLKEAAYGVGCTTWEVVRNVVIPYTRVGVIGGIMLALGRALGETMAVTFIIGNSFKIQSSLFAPGTTISAAIASEFAESDGLHQSGLILLGLLLFILTFFVLAAARLMLMRLEQKAGN; encoded by the coding sequence GTGGCAGAAATGGCGGTTGAAAGCGACGTAATGGAAGCTGCCGGACCCTATGACCGCGCCCGGGCCCTTGGCGCTTTCAAGTTTGGCGATATTACCTTCTACTGGATCACGCGCGCCTGCGCGATCTCGGTCCTCCTGATCCTCGGCGGCATCATCCTTTCGCTGATCGTCGGCGCCTGGCCCGCGATCCGGGAGTACGGCGCAGCATTCCTGTGGACGCAGCGCTGGGCGCCGTCGGCCGATCCTCCGGTGCTGGGTGCGCTCGGCCCGATCTACGGCACGCTGGTCACCTCCGTGATCGCGATGATGATCGCCATTCCCGTCGGCCTCGGCATTGCGGTGTTCCTTACCGAGATCTGCCCGCTCTGGCTGCGTCGTCCGATCGGCCTTGCCATCGAACTGCTCGCCGGCATTCCCTCGATCATCTACGGCATGTGGGGCTTCTTCGTGCTGGGGCCGTTCCTGGCCAACAACTTCCAGCCGTTCATGATCAGCGTGTTCGATGGCGTCCCGGTGCTCGGCACGATCTTCGCCGGCCCGCCGTCCTATCTCAGCCTGTTCAATGCCTCGCTGATTTTGGCGATCATGGTGCTGCCCTTCATCACCGCAATCTCGGTCGACGTGTTCAAGACGGTGCCGCCGGTTTTGAAGGAGGCGGCCTACGGCGTCGGCTGCACCACCTGGGAAGTCGTCCGCAACGTCGTGATCCCCTATACCCGGGTCGGCGTGATCGGCGGCATCATGCTGGCGCTCGGCCGCGCGCTCGGCGAGACCATGGCGGTCACCTTCATCATCGGCAATTCGTTCAAGATCCAGTCCTCGCTCTTCGCGCCCGGCACCACGATCTCTGCTGCGATCGCTTCCGAATTCGCCGAGAGCGACGGCCTGCACCAGTCCGGCCTGATCCTGCTCGGCCTGTTGCTGTTCATTCTGACGTTCTTCGTTCTTGCTGCCGCAAGGCTGATGCTGATGCGGCTGGAACAGAAAGCGGGGAACTGA
- a CDS encoding aspartate aminotransferase family protein, whose protein sequence is MTNSATSHLLPVFARVDLGFERGEGCWLTSTNGERYLDFTSGVAVNALGHCHPHLIKALQEQSTKLWHMSNLFKSPDGEKLAARLCEQSFADLVFFCNSGAEAMEGVIKVVRRYQFSKGHPERYRLITFEGAFHGRTLGTLAATGSAKYLEGFGPPMDGFDQVPHGDLEAVKKAIGPQTAGILIEPVQGEGGVRSAPQSFFKALRQLCDEKGLLLAFDEVQTGMGRTGDLFAYRRVGVTPDVMSLAKALGGGFPIGAVLATAEAASGMTPGSHGSTFGGNPLAIAAANAVLDVMLKPGFFDHVQKMSLLLKQKLASVVDRYPTVLSEVRGEGLLVGVKAVVPSGDLVNALRDQKLLTVGAGDNVVRFLAPLIVTEAEIDESVQMLERACVALSSSQLKKAAG, encoded by the coding sequence ATGACCAATAGCGCCACGTCGCATCTGCTCCCCGTCTTCGCCAGGGTCGATCTCGGCTTCGAACGCGGCGAAGGCTGCTGGCTGACCTCCACCAATGGCGAGCGTTATCTCGACTTCACCTCAGGCGTCGCGGTGAATGCGCTCGGTCACTGCCATCCGCACCTGATCAAGGCGTTGCAGGAACAGTCGACGAAGCTCTGGCACATGTCGAACCTGTTCAAGTCGCCCGATGGCGAAAAGCTCGCCGCGCGGCTCTGCGAGCAGAGCTTTGCCGACCTGGTGTTCTTCTGCAATTCCGGCGCGGAGGCGATGGAAGGCGTGATCAAGGTCGTGCGCCGCTATCAATTCTCCAAGGGCCATCCTGAACGCTATCGCCTCATCACCTTCGAGGGCGCGTTCCACGGCCGCACGTTGGGCACGCTGGCGGCCACCGGCTCCGCGAAATATCTCGAAGGCTTTGGGCCGCCGATGGACGGTTTCGACCAGGTGCCGCATGGCGATCTCGAAGCGGTCAAGAAAGCGATCGGCCCGCAGACCGCCGGCATCCTGATCGAGCCGGTGCAGGGCGAGGGCGGCGTGCGCTCGGCGCCGCAGTCTTTCTTCAAGGCGCTGCGCCAGCTCTGCGACGAGAAGGGCCTGTTGCTCGCGTTCGATGAGGTGCAGACCGGCATGGGCCGCACCGGCGATCTCTTCGCCTACAGGCGCGTCGGCGTGACGCCGGATGTGATGTCGCTGGCAAAGGCGCTGGGCGGCGGTTTCCCGATCGGCGCGGTGCTGGCGACGGCGGAAGCAGCAAGCGGCATGACGCCGGGCTCGCACGGCTCGACCTTCGGCGGCAATCCGCTGGCGATCGCTGCCGCCAACGCCGTGCTCGACGTGATGCTGAAGCCCGGCTTCTTCGATCACGTGCAGAAGATGTCGCTGCTGTTGAAACAGAAGCTGGCCTCCGTCGTCGACCGCTATCCCACTGTTCTCTCGGAAGTGCGCGGCGAGGGGCTTTTGGTCGGCGTCAAGGCCGTGGTGCCGTCGGGCGATCTCGTCAATGCGTTGCGTGACCAGAAGCTGCTGACGGTCGGCGCCGGCGACAATGTGGTGCGGTTTCTGGCGCCCTTGATCGTGACCGAGGCCGAGATCGACGAGTCGGTCCAGATGCTGGAGCGCGCCTGCGTCGCGCTGTCGAGCTCGCAGTTGAAGAAGGCGGCGGGATGA
- a CDS encoding signal transduction histidine kinase, giving the protein MSLTKFGIDDSPHNMDGLRLFARDGTERVEAFIGRKVMDVWVESIEHRGERQSLFRDQYNALGRRNLAAIERIVSAKYQRGAAHNRQHPYVEVLFSDITESGEALDLGGLVRLPLPPEFLRLG; this is encoded by the coding sequence ATGTCACTGACAAAATTCGGCATCGATGACAGCCCGCACAACATGGACGGGCTACGGCTTTTCGCGCGCGACGGAACTGAACGGGTCGAAGCATTCATAGGCCGCAAGGTGATGGACGTCTGGGTCGAATCCATCGAGCACCGGGGAGAACGGCAGAGTCTGTTTCGCGATCAGTACAACGCGTTGGGCAGACGCAATCTTGCGGCGATTGAGCGGATCGTAAGCGCGAAATACCAACGCGGCGCCGCTCATAACCGCCAGCATCCCTATGTCGAGGTGCTGTTCTCGGATATCACGGAAAGCGGCGAGGCCCTGGACCTGGGGGGCCTTGTACGCCTGCCCTTGCCGCCGGAGTTTCTCAGGCTGGGTTGA
- the pstS gene encoding phosphate ABC transporter substrate-binding protein PstS, whose product MNFVRTIVAAGLVAASTSAFAADITGAGATFPFPLYSKWADAYKKETGNGLNYQSIGSGAGIKQIVAKTVTFGASDMPLKPEQLEKDGMIQWPQAMGALVPVVNLEGIKPGELVFSGELLGDIYLGKIKKWDDPAIAKLNPKVKLPSEAITVVRRSDGSGTTFLWTDYLSKTNAEWKAKAGSGTAVEWPTGVGAKGNEGVAGNVSQTKNSIGYVEYAYAKQNKLTYGAVINKAGKTVQPTIGAFQAAAANADWVGAKNYYVILTDQPGEASWPITGATFILMHREPVDKAASAEAIKFFKWAFEKGDKMAEELDYIPMPDSVVKQIEKTWTSEIKS is encoded by the coding sequence ATGAATTTCGTCAGGACAATCGTCGCCGCCGGCCTAGTCGCCGCGTCGACCTCGGCGTTCGCTGCCGATATCACCGGCGCGGGCGCCACCTTCCCGTTCCCGCTCTATTCGAAGTGGGCCGACGCCTACAAGAAGGAGACCGGCAACGGTCTGAACTACCAGTCGATCGGCTCCGGCGCCGGCATCAAGCAGATCGTGGCCAAGACCGTGACCTTCGGCGCCAGCGACATGCCGCTCAAGCCGGAGCAGCTTGAAAAGGACGGCATGATCCAGTGGCCGCAGGCAATGGGTGCCCTGGTGCCGGTCGTCAATCTCGAAGGCATCAAGCCGGGTGAACTGGTGTTCTCGGGCGAACTGCTCGGCGACATCTATCTCGGCAAGATCAAGAAGTGGGACGATCCCGCGATCGCCAAGCTCAATCCCAAAGTGAAGCTGCCGAGCGAGGCCATCACGGTGGTTCGCCGCTCGGATGGATCGGGCACGACCTTCCTCTGGACCGACTATCTCTCCAAGACCAATGCCGAATGGAAGGCGAAAGCCGGCTCCGGCACCGCCGTGGAGTGGCCGACCGGCGTCGGCGCCAAGGGTAATGAAGGCGTCGCCGGCAATGTCAGTCAGACCAAGAACTCGATCGGTTACGTCGAGTACGCCTATGCCAAGCAGAACAAGCTGACCTATGGCGCGGTCATCAACAAGGCCGGCAAGACCGTGCAGCCGACCATCGGTGCGTTCCAGGCCGCAGCCGCCAACGCTGACTGGGTCGGCGCCAAGAACTATTACGTGATTCTGACCGACCAGCCCGGCGAAGCCTCGTGGCCGATCACCGGTGCGACCTTCATCCTGATGCACCGGGAGCCTGTGGACAAGGCGGCCTCGGCCGAAGCCATCAAGTTCTTCAAGTGGGCGTTCGAGAAGGGCGACAAGATGGCTGAAGAACTCGACTACATCCCGATGCCAGACTCGGTCGTCAAGCAGATCGAGAAGACCTGGACCTCCGAGATCAAGAGCTGA
- the phoU gene encoding phosphate signaling complex protein PhoU: MASEHTAKAFDSDLQELTRLVAEMGGLAERMITESVDALVRRDVALGKHVVATDVEIDRLQHLIEERAVLTIARRQPMAIDLREIVGSMRVATDLERIGDLAKNMGKRVAALENDFQPLKLMRGLEHMTDLVQSQVKSVLDAYAAHDLPAAMAVWKGDEEVDAICTSLFRELLTYMMEDPRNISFCIHLMFCAKNIERIGDHATNIAETVFYMIEGQQMLDKRPKGDMTTFATTVPNT, encoded by the coding sequence ATGGCTTCTGAGCACACCGCCAAGGCATTCGACAGCGACCTTCAGGAATTGACGCGCCTGGTCGCCGAGATGGGCGGCCTGGCTGAGCGCATGATCACCGAATCCGTCGACGCGCTGGTCCGCCGCGACGTCGCGCTCGGCAAGCACGTCGTCGCCACCGACGTCGAGATCGACCGCCTGCAGCATCTGATCGAGGAGCGCGCGGTGCTGACCATCGCCCGCCGTCAGCCGATGGCGATCGATTTGCGCGAAATCGTCGGCTCGATGCGGGTTGCCACCGATCTGGAACGGATCGGCGACCTCGCCAAGAACATGGGCAAGCGCGTCGCGGCGCTGGAGAACGATTTCCAGCCGCTGAAGCTGATGCGCGGCCTCGAACACATGACCGACCTGGTACAATCGCAGGTCAAGTCGGTGCTGGACGCCTATGCCGCGCACGATCTGCCGGCGGCGATGGCGGTGTGGAAGGGCGACGAGGAAGTCGACGCCATCTGCACCTCGCTGTTCCGCGAACTCCTGACCTATATGATGGAAGATCCGCGCAACATCTCGTTCTGCATCCATCTGATGTTCTGCGCCAAGAACATCGAACGGATCGGCGATCACGCCACCAACATCGCCGAAACCGTGTTCTACATGATCGAGGGTCAGCAGATGCTCGACAAGCGCCCGAAGGGCGACATGACGACGTTTGCGACCACCGTACCCAACACTTGA
- a CDS encoding GcrA family cell cycle regulator → MTVLTWSDDRVEQLKKLWEAGLSASQIAAELGNVTRNAVIGKVHRLGLSGRAKSPSSAAPRQRKARPAQPMMRVSRPVSRGNTALAHAFEVEMEPDPIAFDNVVPMSQRLSLLELNEATCHWPVGDPSSPEFFFCGGKALTGLPYCAHHSRIAYQPAADRRRQQPKTTR, encoded by the coding sequence ATGACGGTTTTGACCTGGTCCGACGATCGCGTCGAGCAGCTTAAGAAGCTCTGGGAAGCCGGATTGTCGGCAAGCCAGATCGCCGCGGAACTCGGAAATGTGACGCGAAACGCCGTGATCGGCAAAGTGCACCGGCTGGGCCTTTCCGGCCGCGCCAAGAGCCCCTCCTCGGCCGCCCCGCGGCAGCGCAAGGCACGCCCCGCCCAACCGATGATGCGGGTTTCGCGCCCGGTCTCGCGCGGCAACACCGCGCTCGCGCACGCCTTCGAAGTCGAGATGGAGCCAGATCCGATCGCCTTCGACAACGTCGTGCCGATGAGCCAGCGGCTGTCGCTGCTCGAACTGAACGAGGCCACCTGCCACTGGCCGGTCGGCGATCCCTCGAGCCCGGAATTCTTCTTCTGCGGCGGCAAAGCGCTCACGGGCCTGCCCTATTGCGCCCATCACTCGCGCATCGCCTACCAGCCCGCGGCCGACCGCCGGCGTCAGCAACCGAAGACAACAAGGTAA
- the pstB gene encoding phosphate ABC transporter ATP-binding protein PstB, whose amino-acid sequence MTELSVSVSNASGPVPQVALPEAAPKVTARGLNFYYGEHHALKDINLTLGTHRVTAFIGPSGCGKSTLLRIFNRMYDLYPGQRATGQLLLDQTNVLDPKLDLNLLRARVGMVFQKPTPFPMTIYENIAFGIRLYEKISKSEMDGRVEKALRGGALWNEVKDKLNASGLSLSGGQQQRLCIARTVAVRPEVILFDEPCSALDPISTAKIEELIQELAEDYTIAIVTHNMQQAARVSDKTAFMYLGELIEFDDTNKIFTSPRDRRTQDYITGRFG is encoded by the coding sequence ATGACCGAACTCTCCGTATCCGTAAGTAACGCGAGCGGCCCAGTTCCGCAGGTGGCGCTGCCCGAGGCCGCACCCAAGGTGACCGCCCGCGGCCTGAACTTCTACTATGGCGAGCACCACGCGCTGAAGGACATCAATCTCACGCTCGGCACCCATCGCGTCACCGCCTTCATCGGCCCGTCCGGCTGCGGCAAATCCACGTTGCTGCGGATATTCAACCGGATGTATGATCTCTATCCGGGTCAGCGCGCCACCGGTCAGCTCTTGCTCGACCAGACCAACGTCCTCGACCCGAAGCTCGACCTCAATCTGCTGCGGGCCCGCGTCGGCATGGTGTTCCAAAAGCCGACGCCGTTCCCGATGACGATCTACGAGAATATCGCCTTCGGCATCCGTCTCTATGAGAAGATCTCGAAGTCCGAGATGGACGGCCGGGTCGAGAAGGCGCTGCGCGGCGGCGCGCTGTGGAACGAGGTCAAGGACAAGTTGAACGCCAGTGGCCTCTCGCTGTCCGGCGGTCAGCAGCAGCGGCTATGCATCGCGCGCACCGTTGCGGTCAGGCCCGAGGTGATCCTGTTCGACGAGCCCTGCTCGGCGCTCGATCCGATCTCGACCGCCAAGATCGAGGAACTGATTCAGGAACTGGCGGAGGACTACACCATCGCCATCGTCACCCATAATATGCAGCAGGCGGCGCGCGTCTCGGACAAGACCGCCTTCATGTATCTCGGCGAGCTGATCGAATTCGACGATACCAACAAGATTTTCACCTCGCCGCGCGATCGACGTACCCAGGACTACATCACGGGGCGGTTTGGTTAA